From Anopheles arabiensis isolate DONGOLA chromosome 3, AaraD3, whole genome shotgun sequence, a single genomic window includes:
- the LOC120899751 gene encoding uncharacterized protein LOC120899751 isoform X2, whose protein sequence is MDPSDIGKYPDLIKKAQAEIACTDVLVCGRCHSVFHLIELFREHKEHEPDCKRTTSSTLHNCDEAQGKVWAFLLWKSAQRQAAGEERNPGQNNSWKLYQTWVKLEESVRDTWIVAGKTIQSFSKTGAGSLQEMPVKITKTILEPPVEGQDKKTVPAVGAQVPNRFTPTVRKPGDIKPNTPAGAGGAPVETKNRIVVGAQLPQAMKKPELGTVVKAGPVTTTPGTPTRRSYATRTHPKSGAFSEEEVEKILAKRFSPIIKMHEYLVKWARMTNDQNTWEPLTHLHSCQSILEHFEVQLAKQKEQRAATAARALQLQRQEKGGAAKPAGASATASTTGTVNTATTTTTSTSPGSAAAANQLRPMRNSKTSAMDRVKQWTAGNRSPGDSSEDMASGKRKHEDGDTDGTMDGADGGLDGVVKKVKTEPSTASDTLAKATQGANVKILSGSGSGTASGIIKTAVNGGTGSVGSAGKDGNAAEVVIIKTHQDGVASGISKKVPLLPTGGVNSNSSTVVTRLSPRGTDVAAKVKILSKSESSPKTAAASGVTATAAGAATTTTLASRPMTISTPISTTDSSGVTTRFIRRNVDGTEQLVKQTIRKAPKLVPFSPANQQRPVGTVVGVSKQPGTPVPKVTTSAALGQQRVVGASPRVISAGQQKPLPVSSRVVGSGTPGNVVRSATMTRTLGAPSSDQKLNALRRQGVHVMKRVITTSTAAGGSAKKATVGEEEESEAHGDGSAANVQQQQQQPVAPPSPPPAMTLCPVTGKVLAQAEGEPTPVPSPEAEPEEKKVTPKADSAGGAASSEAGADGAAAGEQMVVAAGGDQTDTQVQQLLTNEDGSPIIVAGEDGTLYQVAGKNAEGQTILIAQGADGEQSCVLVTSHEGEEEGTAGAAGTGGVLTLDAAVSEAVAVPQEGQEMTEEQVAQYQQSVDTNQELTIQTEDSQDNQITAEVVQADPASPGGTRRVVLLLPDGNLMVTEVNDETYQTLNLVN, encoded by the exons ATGGACCCGTCCGATATAGGCAAGTATCCGGACCTGATAAAGAAGGCGCAGGCCGAAATTGCCTGCACCGACGTGCTGGTGTGCGGCCGGTGCCACTCCGTCTTTCATCTGATCGAGCTGTTCCGCGAACACAAGGAGCATGAGCCCGACTGCAAGCGAACGACCAGCTCGACGCTGCACAACTGCGACGAGGCACAGGGCAAGGTGTGGGCCTTCCTGCTGTGGAAGTCGGCCCAGCGGCAGGCGGCCGGAGAGGAGAGAAATCCGGGCCAGAACAACTCCTGGAAGCTGTACCAGACATGGGTGAAGCTGGAGGAGTCCGTGCGCGACACGTGGATCGTGGCAGGCAAAACGATCCAATCGTTCTCGAAG ACGGGAGCTGGCAGCTTGCAGGAAATGCCGGTAAAGATCACGAAAACGATTCTCGAACCACCGGTTGAAGGGCAAGACAAGA AAACAGTTCCGGCAGTGGGTGCGCAAGTACCGAACCGCTTCACGCCAACGGTGCGCAAACCGGGCGACATTAAACCAAACACACCGGCCGGCGCTGGCGGCGCACCGGTTGAGACGAAAAATCGTATCGTTGTCGGTGCACAGCTGCCCCAAGCGATGAAGAAGCCCGAGCTCGGTACGGTGGTGAAGGCGGGCCCGGTCACTACGACGCCCGGCACCCCCACCAGGCGGTCGTACGCCACGCGCACCCACCCGAAGTCGGGCGCATTCTccgaggaggaggtggagaaGATTCTAGCGAAACGGTTCAGCCCCATCATCAAGATGCACGAGTACCTGGTGAAGTGGGCGCGAATGACCAACGATCAGAACACGTGGGAACCGCTGACCCATCTGCACTCCTGCCAGAGCATCCTGGAGCACTTCGAGGTGCAGCTGGCGAAGCAGAAGGAGCAGCGAGCGGCCACGGCAGCCCGGGCCTTGCAGCTGCAGCGGCAGGAGAAGGGCGGTGCGGCCAAACCGGCCGGTGCGTCGGCGACCGCATCAACCACGGGGACGGTaaacaccgccaccaccaccaccaccagtacgTCGCCTGGGTCGGCTGCAGCGGCCAATCAGCTGCGGCCCATGCGCAACTCCAAGACGAGCGCGATGGATCGTGTCAAGCAATGGACAGCCGGGAACCGGTCGCCGGGCGATTCTTCCGAGGATATGGCGAGCGGCAAGCGCAAGCACGAGGACGGTGACACCGATGGCACCATGGATGGGGCCGACGGTGGACTGGACGGTGTTGTGAAGAAGGTGAAAACCGAACCGAGCACGGCAAGCGACACGCTGGCGAAGGCCACGCAGGGCGCAAACGTCAAGATACTGTCCGGGTCCGGCTCGGGCACCGCCTCCGGTATTATTAAGACGGCCGTGAACGGAGGAACCGGCTCGGTGGGCTCTGCCGGTAAGGATGGCAATGCGGCGGAAGTCGTAATTATCAAGACGCACCAGGACGGGGTGGCAAGCGGGATAAGCAAAAAGGTGCCGCTGCTACCGACCGGCGGtgtcaacagcaacagcagcacggtcGTCACGCGCCTCTCCCCGCGCGGCACTGACGTGGCGGCCAAGGTAAAGATCCTGTCCAAGTCGgag AGCTCACCGAAAACGGCGGCGGCGTCGGGGGTGACCGCCACAGCAGCAGGGGCTGCCACGACGACCACGCTCGCATCCCGCCCGATGACCATCTCGACCCCCATCTCGACGACGGACTCGTCCGGCGTGACGACACGCTTCATCCGCCGGAACGTGGACGGCACGGAGCAGCTGGTGAAGCAGACGATCCGGAAGGCGCCCAAGCTGGTGCCGTTTTCGCCGGCCAACCAGCAGCGCCCGGTCGGTACGGTGGTTGGCGTGTCGAAGCAGCCCGGCACACCCGTCCCCAAGGTAACGACCTCGGCCGCACTCGGCCAGCAGCGCGTGGTGGGCGCATCGCCGCGCGTTATCTCCGCCGGGCAGCAAAAGCCACTGCCCGTCAGCAGTCGGGTGGTCGGCAGCGGTACGCCCGGAAACGTGGTGCGCAGCGCGACGATGACCCGCACGCTGGGAGCCCCCTCGTCCGACCAGAAGCTGAACGCCCTGCGCCGCCAGGGCGTCCATGTGATGAAGCGCGTCATCACGACGTCGACCGCGGCGGGCGGCAGCGCCAAGAAGGCGACGGtcggcgaggaggaggagagtgAGGCGCATGGCGACGGTTCGGCAGCgaatgtgcagcagcagcagcagcagccggtggCGCCGCCCAGCCCACCGCCCGCAATGACGCTCTGTCCGGTGACGGGCAAGGTGCTGGCACAGGCGGAAGGTGAACCGACGCCCGTCCCCAGCCCGGAAGCGGAACCGGAGGAAAAGAAAGTAACGCCCAAGGCGGACAGTGCCGGTGGTGCTGCGTCGTCGGAGGCGGGCGCGGACGGTGCGGCTGCGGGCGAGcagatggtggtggcggccgGAGGCGACCAAACGGACACGCaggtgcagcagctgctgaccAATGAGGACGGTTCGCCGATCATCGTCGCGGGCGAAGACGGCACACTGTACCAGGTGGCGGGCAAGAATGCCGAGGGCCAGACGATACTGATTGCGCAGGGCGCGGACGGAGAGCAGAGCTGCGTGCTGGTCACTTCCCACGAGGGCGAAGAGGAGGGCACGGCAGGAGCGGCCGGTACTGGCGGCGTGCTGACGCTCGATGCGGCCGTCTCGGAAGCGGTTGCCGTTCCGCAGGAG GGCCAGGAGATGACCGAGGAGCAGGTGGCACAGTACCAGCAGTCGGTCGACACCAACCAGGAACTGACGATCCAGACCGAGGACTCGCAGGACAATCAAATCACGGCGGAGGTGGTACAGGCTGACCCAGCATCACCAG GCGGTACAAGACGCGTCGTGCTGCTCCTTCCCGATGGTAACTTGATGGTCACCGAGGTCAACGATGAAACGTATCAAACGTTGAATCTGgtcaactaa
- the LOC120899751 gene encoding uncharacterized protein LOC120899751 isoform X1, translated as MDPSDIGKYPDLIKKAQAEIACTDVLVCGRCHSVFHLIELFREHKEHEPDCKRTTSSTLHNCDEAQGKVWAFLLWKSAQRQAAGEERNPGQNNSWKLYQTWVKLEESVRDTWIVAGKTIQSFSKTGAGSLQEMPVKITKTILEPPVEGQDKKTVPAVGAQVPNRFTPTVRKPGDIKPNTPAGAGGAPVETKNRIVVGAQLPQAMKKPELGTVVKAGPVTTTPGTPTRRSYATRTHPKSGAFSEEEVEKILAKRFSPIIKMHEYLVKWARMTNDQNTWEPLTHLHSCQSILEHFEVQLAKQKEQRAATAARALQLQRQEKGGAAKPAGASATASTTGTVNTATTTTTSTSPGSAAAANQLRPMRNSKTSAMDRVKQWTAGNRSPGDSSEDMASGKRKHEDGDTDGTMDGADGGLDGVVKKVKTEPSTASDTLAKATQGANVKILSGSGSGTASGIIKTAVNGGTGSVGSAGKDGNAAEVVIIKTHQDGVASGISKKVPLLPTGGVNSNSSTVVTRLSPRGTDVAAKVKILSKSEVGGGGVHGIFKVKTEQTGSSPQSSPKTAAASGVTATAAGAATTTTLASRPMTISTPISTTDSSGVTTRFIRRNVDGTEQLVKQTIRKAPKLVPFSPANQQRPVGTVVGVSKQPGTPVPKVTTSAALGQQRVVGASPRVISAGQQKPLPVSSRVVGSGTPGNVVRSATMTRTLGAPSSDQKLNALRRQGVHVMKRVITTSTAAGGSAKKATVGEEEESEAHGDGSAANVQQQQQQPVAPPSPPPAMTLCPVTGKVLAQAEGEPTPVPSPEAEPEEKKVTPKADSAGGAASSEAGADGAAAGEQMVVAAGGDQTDTQVQQLLTNEDGSPIIVAGEDGTLYQVAGKNAEGQTILIAQGADGEQSCVLVTSHEGEEEGTAGAAGTGGVLTLDAAVSEAVAVPQEGQEMTEEQVAQYQQSVDTNQELTIQTEDSQDNQITAEVVQADPASPGGTRRVVLLLPDGNLMVTEVNDETYQTLNLVN; from the exons ATGGACCCGTCCGATATAGGCAAGTATCCGGACCTGATAAAGAAGGCGCAGGCCGAAATTGCCTGCACCGACGTGCTGGTGTGCGGCCGGTGCCACTCCGTCTTTCATCTGATCGAGCTGTTCCGCGAACACAAGGAGCATGAGCCCGACTGCAAGCGAACGACCAGCTCGACGCTGCACAACTGCGACGAGGCACAGGGCAAGGTGTGGGCCTTCCTGCTGTGGAAGTCGGCCCAGCGGCAGGCGGCCGGAGAGGAGAGAAATCCGGGCCAGAACAACTCCTGGAAGCTGTACCAGACATGGGTGAAGCTGGAGGAGTCCGTGCGCGACACGTGGATCGTGGCAGGCAAAACGATCCAATCGTTCTCGAAG ACGGGAGCTGGCAGCTTGCAGGAAATGCCGGTAAAGATCACGAAAACGATTCTCGAACCACCGGTTGAAGGGCAAGACAAGA AAACAGTTCCGGCAGTGGGTGCGCAAGTACCGAACCGCTTCACGCCAACGGTGCGCAAACCGGGCGACATTAAACCAAACACACCGGCCGGCGCTGGCGGCGCACCGGTTGAGACGAAAAATCGTATCGTTGTCGGTGCACAGCTGCCCCAAGCGATGAAGAAGCCCGAGCTCGGTACGGTGGTGAAGGCGGGCCCGGTCACTACGACGCCCGGCACCCCCACCAGGCGGTCGTACGCCACGCGCACCCACCCGAAGTCGGGCGCATTCTccgaggaggaggtggagaaGATTCTAGCGAAACGGTTCAGCCCCATCATCAAGATGCACGAGTACCTGGTGAAGTGGGCGCGAATGACCAACGATCAGAACACGTGGGAACCGCTGACCCATCTGCACTCCTGCCAGAGCATCCTGGAGCACTTCGAGGTGCAGCTGGCGAAGCAGAAGGAGCAGCGAGCGGCCACGGCAGCCCGGGCCTTGCAGCTGCAGCGGCAGGAGAAGGGCGGTGCGGCCAAACCGGCCGGTGCGTCGGCGACCGCATCAACCACGGGGACGGTaaacaccgccaccaccaccaccaccagtacgTCGCCTGGGTCGGCTGCAGCGGCCAATCAGCTGCGGCCCATGCGCAACTCCAAGACGAGCGCGATGGATCGTGTCAAGCAATGGACAGCCGGGAACCGGTCGCCGGGCGATTCTTCCGAGGATATGGCGAGCGGCAAGCGCAAGCACGAGGACGGTGACACCGATGGCACCATGGATGGGGCCGACGGTGGACTGGACGGTGTTGTGAAGAAGGTGAAAACCGAACCGAGCACGGCAAGCGACACGCTGGCGAAGGCCACGCAGGGCGCAAACGTCAAGATACTGTCCGGGTCCGGCTCGGGCACCGCCTCCGGTATTATTAAGACGGCCGTGAACGGAGGAACCGGCTCGGTGGGCTCTGCCGGTAAGGATGGCAATGCGGCGGAAGTCGTAATTATCAAGACGCACCAGGACGGGGTGGCAAGCGGGATAAGCAAAAAGGTGCCGCTGCTACCGACCGGCGGtgtcaacagcaacagcagcacggtcGTCACGCGCCTCTCCCCGCGCGGCACTGACGTGGCGGCCAAGGTAAAGATCCTGTCCAAGTCGgaggtgggtggtggtggtgtgcacgGAATATTCAAGGTCAAAACCGAACAGACCGGTTCTTCCCCACAGAGCTCACCGAAAACGGCGGCGGCGTCGGGGGTGACCGCCACAGCAGCAGGGGCTGCCACGACGACCACGCTCGCATCCCGCCCGATGACCATCTCGACCCCCATCTCGACGACGGACTCGTCCGGCGTGACGACACGCTTCATCCGCCGGAACGTGGACGGCACGGAGCAGCTGGTGAAGCAGACGATCCGGAAGGCGCCCAAGCTGGTGCCGTTTTCGCCGGCCAACCAGCAGCGCCCGGTCGGTACGGTGGTTGGCGTGTCGAAGCAGCCCGGCACACCCGTCCCCAAGGTAACGACCTCGGCCGCACTCGGCCAGCAGCGCGTGGTGGGCGCATCGCCGCGCGTTATCTCCGCCGGGCAGCAAAAGCCACTGCCCGTCAGCAGTCGGGTGGTCGGCAGCGGTACGCCCGGAAACGTGGTGCGCAGCGCGACGATGACCCGCACGCTGGGAGCCCCCTCGTCCGACCAGAAGCTGAACGCCCTGCGCCGCCAGGGCGTCCATGTGATGAAGCGCGTCATCACGACGTCGACCGCGGCGGGCGGCAGCGCCAAGAAGGCGACGGtcggcgaggaggaggagagtgAGGCGCATGGCGACGGTTCGGCAGCgaatgtgcagcagcagcagcagcagccggtggCGCCGCCCAGCCCACCGCCCGCAATGACGCTCTGTCCGGTGACGGGCAAGGTGCTGGCACAGGCGGAAGGTGAACCGACGCCCGTCCCCAGCCCGGAAGCGGAACCGGAGGAAAAGAAAGTAACGCCCAAGGCGGACAGTGCCGGTGGTGCTGCGTCGTCGGAGGCGGGCGCGGACGGTGCGGCTGCGGGCGAGcagatggtggtggcggccgGAGGCGACCAAACGGACACGCaggtgcagcagctgctgaccAATGAGGACGGTTCGCCGATCATCGTCGCGGGCGAAGACGGCACACTGTACCAGGTGGCGGGCAAGAATGCCGAGGGCCAGACGATACTGATTGCGCAGGGCGCGGACGGAGAGCAGAGCTGCGTGCTGGTCACTTCCCACGAGGGCGAAGAGGAGGGCACGGCAGGAGCGGCCGGTACTGGCGGCGTGCTGACGCTCGATGCGGCCGTCTCGGAAGCGGTTGCCGTTCCGCAGGAG GGCCAGGAGATGACCGAGGAGCAGGTGGCACAGTACCAGCAGTCGGTCGACACCAACCAGGAACTGACGATCCAGACCGAGGACTCGCAGGACAATCAAATCACGGCGGAGGTGGTACAGGCTGACCCAGCATCACCAG GCGGTACAAGACGCGTCGTGCTGCTCCTTCCCGATGGTAACTTGATGGTCACCGAGGTCAACGATGAAACGTATCAAACGTTGAATCTGgtcaactaa
- the LOC120899751 gene encoding uncharacterized protein LOC120899751 isoform X3, protein MDPSDIGKYPDLIKKAQAEIACTDVLVCGRCHSVFHLIELFREHKEHEPDCKRTTSSTLHNCDEAQGKVWAFLLWKSAQRQAAGEERNPGQNNSWKLYQTWVKLEESVRDTWIVAGKTIQSFSKTGAGSLQEMPVKITKTILEPPVEGQDKKTVPAVGAQVPNRFTPTVRKPGDIKPNTPAGAGGAPVETKNRIVVGAQLPQAMKKPELGTVVKAGPVTTTPGTPTRRSYATRTHPKSGAFSEEEVEKILAKRFSPIIKMHEYLVKWARMTNDQNTWEPLTHLHSCQSILEHFEVQLAKQKEQRAATAARALQLQRQEKGGAAKPAGASATASTTGTVNTATTTTTSTSPGSAAAANQLRPMRNSKTSAMDRVKQWTAGNRSPGDSSEDMASGKRKHEDGDTDGTMDGADGGLDGVVKKVKTEPSTASDTLAKATQGANVKILSGSGSGTASGIIKTAVNGGTGSVGSAGKDGNAAEVVIIKTHQDGVASGISKKVPLLPTGGVNSNSSTVVTRLSPRGTDVAAKTGSSPQSSPKTAAASGVTATAAGAATTTTLASRPMTISTPISTTDSSGVTTRFIRRNVDGTEQLVKQTIRKAPKLVPFSPANQQRPVGTVVGVSKQPGTPVPKVTTSAALGQQRVVGASPRVISAGQQKPLPVSSRVVGSGTPGNVVRSATMTRTLGAPSSDQKLNALRRQGVHVMKRVITTSTAAGGSAKKATVGEEEESEAHGDGSAANVQQQQQQPVAPPSPPPAMTLCPVTGKVLAQAEGEPTPVPSPEAEPEEKKVTPKADSAGGAASSEAGADGAAAGEQMVVAAGGDQTDTQVQQLLTNEDGSPIIVAGEDGTLYQVAGKNAEGQTILIAQGADGEQSCVLVTSHEGEEEGTAGAAGTGGVLTLDAAVSEAVAVPQEGQEMTEEQVAQYQQSVDTNQELTIQTEDSQDNQITAEVVQADPASPGGTRRVVLLLPDGNLMVTEVNDETYQTLNLVN, encoded by the exons ATGGACCCGTCCGATATAGGCAAGTATCCGGACCTGATAAAGAAGGCGCAGGCCGAAATTGCCTGCACCGACGTGCTGGTGTGCGGCCGGTGCCACTCCGTCTTTCATCTGATCGAGCTGTTCCGCGAACACAAGGAGCATGAGCCCGACTGCAAGCGAACGACCAGCTCGACGCTGCACAACTGCGACGAGGCACAGGGCAAGGTGTGGGCCTTCCTGCTGTGGAAGTCGGCCCAGCGGCAGGCGGCCGGAGAGGAGAGAAATCCGGGCCAGAACAACTCCTGGAAGCTGTACCAGACATGGGTGAAGCTGGAGGAGTCCGTGCGCGACACGTGGATCGTGGCAGGCAAAACGATCCAATCGTTCTCGAAG ACGGGAGCTGGCAGCTTGCAGGAAATGCCGGTAAAGATCACGAAAACGATTCTCGAACCACCGGTTGAAGGGCAAGACAAGA AAACAGTTCCGGCAGTGGGTGCGCAAGTACCGAACCGCTTCACGCCAACGGTGCGCAAACCGGGCGACATTAAACCAAACACACCGGCCGGCGCTGGCGGCGCACCGGTTGAGACGAAAAATCGTATCGTTGTCGGTGCACAGCTGCCCCAAGCGATGAAGAAGCCCGAGCTCGGTACGGTGGTGAAGGCGGGCCCGGTCACTACGACGCCCGGCACCCCCACCAGGCGGTCGTACGCCACGCGCACCCACCCGAAGTCGGGCGCATTCTccgaggaggaggtggagaaGATTCTAGCGAAACGGTTCAGCCCCATCATCAAGATGCACGAGTACCTGGTGAAGTGGGCGCGAATGACCAACGATCAGAACACGTGGGAACCGCTGACCCATCTGCACTCCTGCCAGAGCATCCTGGAGCACTTCGAGGTGCAGCTGGCGAAGCAGAAGGAGCAGCGAGCGGCCACGGCAGCCCGGGCCTTGCAGCTGCAGCGGCAGGAGAAGGGCGGTGCGGCCAAACCGGCCGGTGCGTCGGCGACCGCATCAACCACGGGGACGGTaaacaccgccaccaccaccaccaccagtacgTCGCCTGGGTCGGCTGCAGCGGCCAATCAGCTGCGGCCCATGCGCAACTCCAAGACGAGCGCGATGGATCGTGTCAAGCAATGGACAGCCGGGAACCGGTCGCCGGGCGATTCTTCCGAGGATATGGCGAGCGGCAAGCGCAAGCACGAGGACGGTGACACCGATGGCACCATGGATGGGGCCGACGGTGGACTGGACGGTGTTGTGAAGAAGGTGAAAACCGAACCGAGCACGGCAAGCGACACGCTGGCGAAGGCCACGCAGGGCGCAAACGTCAAGATACTGTCCGGGTCCGGCTCGGGCACCGCCTCCGGTATTATTAAGACGGCCGTGAACGGAGGAACCGGCTCGGTGGGCTCTGCCGGTAAGGATGGCAATGCGGCGGAAGTCGTAATTATCAAGACGCACCAGGACGGGGTGGCAAGCGGGATAAGCAAAAAGGTGCCGCTGCTACCGACCGGCGGtgtcaacagcaacagcagcacggtcGTCACGCGCCTCTCCCCGCGCGGCACTGACGTGGCGGCCAAG ACCGGTTCTTCCCCACAGAGCTCACCGAAAACGGCGGCGGCGTCGGGGGTGACCGCCACAGCAGCAGGGGCTGCCACGACGACCACGCTCGCATCCCGCCCGATGACCATCTCGACCCCCATCTCGACGACGGACTCGTCCGGCGTGACGACACGCTTCATCCGCCGGAACGTGGACGGCACGGAGCAGCTGGTGAAGCAGACGATCCGGAAGGCGCCCAAGCTGGTGCCGTTTTCGCCGGCCAACCAGCAGCGCCCGGTCGGTACGGTGGTTGGCGTGTCGAAGCAGCCCGGCACACCCGTCCCCAAGGTAACGACCTCGGCCGCACTCGGCCAGCAGCGCGTGGTGGGCGCATCGCCGCGCGTTATCTCCGCCGGGCAGCAAAAGCCACTGCCCGTCAGCAGTCGGGTGGTCGGCAGCGGTACGCCCGGAAACGTGGTGCGCAGCGCGACGATGACCCGCACGCTGGGAGCCCCCTCGTCCGACCAGAAGCTGAACGCCCTGCGCCGCCAGGGCGTCCATGTGATGAAGCGCGTCATCACGACGTCGACCGCGGCGGGCGGCAGCGCCAAGAAGGCGACGGtcggcgaggaggaggagagtgAGGCGCATGGCGACGGTTCGGCAGCgaatgtgcagcagcagcagcagcagccggtggCGCCGCCCAGCCCACCGCCCGCAATGACGCTCTGTCCGGTGACGGGCAAGGTGCTGGCACAGGCGGAAGGTGAACCGACGCCCGTCCCCAGCCCGGAAGCGGAACCGGAGGAAAAGAAAGTAACGCCCAAGGCGGACAGTGCCGGTGGTGCTGCGTCGTCGGAGGCGGGCGCGGACGGTGCGGCTGCGGGCGAGcagatggtggtggcggccgGAGGCGACCAAACGGACACGCaggtgcagcagctgctgaccAATGAGGACGGTTCGCCGATCATCGTCGCGGGCGAAGACGGCACACTGTACCAGGTGGCGGGCAAGAATGCCGAGGGCCAGACGATACTGATTGCGCAGGGCGCGGACGGAGAGCAGAGCTGCGTGCTGGTCACTTCCCACGAGGGCGAAGAGGAGGGCACGGCAGGAGCGGCCGGTACTGGCGGCGTGCTGACGCTCGATGCGGCCGTCTCGGAAGCGGTTGCCGTTCCGCAGGAG GGCCAGGAGATGACCGAGGAGCAGGTGGCACAGTACCAGCAGTCGGTCGACACCAACCAGGAACTGACGATCCAGACCGAGGACTCGCAGGACAATCAAATCACGGCGGAGGTGGTACAGGCTGACCCAGCATCACCAG GCGGTACAAGACGCGTCGTGCTGCTCCTTCCCGATGGTAACTTGATGGTCACCGAGGTCAACGATGAAACGTATCAAACGTTGAATCTGgtcaactaa